The genomic interval CAGGCCAGGGTAAGAGTTACATTTCTGCTGTAACTTTATCATTTCATAGAATAATTCACAGAGCATATTATCATAGGATGGAGAAATTTCTCTTTTATctgattttatttctatacaatctttacacataaaaaaaactttcagacaCTTTTCCCCATTTGATTAATGATCACTGTAGATACAGCTTtaattttctctatttctctaaTTTGTCCAATttgaaattaaaagaaatgtaaaaatatcccaacttataatgaatgtaaattctaataaaacaataaaatgtatagaaataacTGATAGCATAGTAAGAATAAAGTGCTCCTCTGCTATGGGACTGAAGCCCAGCAAATACTGTGAAGCCTGGTGGAGATGATTCATCAGACATTCACAGTGTGGCTCAGAATGATGAAATTCATCCGATTCTGAAATTGTGTTTATACAATTTATCCCGGATTGTACAGAACTTCCACATTCTACATATCTGCCCCCCCAACCCCCCTTCCTGCAGATTTGCCCCAAGTATGTCCAACACAAAGGTAGTTCTACCTTTAAGCCTCATTCCATGGGGCCCCTCCACACAGACCAACCAAAGGGTTCAGAACCAGATCCTCCACAAATGCCCCTGCCCAGGGCTGTACTATGGCGCCTCTCACTTGTAGCACAGCACACCGGGGGCACCAGTGAGATGGGTGCCAGATAACGGGAACAGGTAAATGGAAATCTTCTGGAAGCTTCCGCAGTGAGCACCAAACTAACGCACAGCAGAAATAAAACGCGGACACGGCCTTCATATAATGCCACTCACATGTAATACATTACTGAGCATGCTGCACCTAACACATCCCATGGCAAGTTCACTTTAAGGAACGATGTGTGAATCTAAACCCCAGCATTCATTTCAGGATCGGAGAGGGAGGGAGGGCTATGCTGAGGCTGCACACAGAGAACTCATTAGGAGGGTAGAAGCctcatttattcataaaagaaaatgtcagattaAGATACAAGCGAGGGTGGGGGGTGTGATATGCTTGATGTGCTTTCATAGCTTCTCattcacataaaacattttcactccaaaaccataaaatcatgcaatgcaataaataattcAACACGGCGCACTTAAAAAACCAAGATTTACTATGTAGAAAAATAGATTCGTCTGTCATGATTGTGTTGATGTCCCGGTAAACAAACAGCGGCGAGAACGTCGCCCAGCcctcagaatattaaaaaaaaaagaatataaaaataagaatttgagGAAGTCGGGTAATGAAGGTGCATGAGGGAGTCTTGTGATCAATGCACCGGCAGTCAGACCTGAAGATCTGCTGGGGGTCCGAGCTGTGCATGGAGCAAACATGGACCACTCACCACCTAAAGATAGTGCACCACACCTGACACTTGCGATCTGCGGGCGGCGCACCCCCGACACCTGCAGAATGTAACCTTGGATCATTTAGCAGAAGGCAGACCACTAACAGTAATCTGCAGAGGAGGAATACTAAGTGTGCATTACCTGGAAAATGTAAACCTTGAATCTTTGTTTTTGGGATAAGAGGGCCCCCCTAGTTTGCATTACCTGCAGAAGGTGAACCCTGAATGCTCATTATCAGCAGAAGAGTGGGTCCTACATGTTCCCTATGTGCAGCAAGTTGCCCTTGAATCCTCATTATCTGCAGACGGTGAACCCCAAATGCAGTGAATTTGCACAAGGATTTTGAGGTCCTGAGCACCAATCAGACGCACTTAGCAGCAGCCTGGAAACAGGTATTGCGTCTCTCAGCCAACTGCGAGTCCATTAATTAACTGACAGCCCCAACCCTGCAGAGTCCTCCCCCAGCCCCCTGGAAATATTGCACAGCTTCCGTCACGCTGGCAGTCATATGCTGGGAGGAAGCAACAATACATTGGAGGTATGGAGACGCTTCATTAGTTTTCTAGTGATAAAAGTGCATTACAAGTGAAAGTCATCTCTGTGGGTGGGCGAAGCATCCTGAGGTTTATGTATGATGGAGAATCGTCAGTCTTTGGTATAAGAAGCTGCAGGGATTCAGTTGTGGAATCCTTTCAGTGTGATGGGCGCCTGGAACCAGATATATTCCTCATTACTATACGCTGCAGGGGTGGGCGATGCACCGCAGGACATTCTGACTGTCAGTGTGTGGCCCCGGACAGGCACTTTGTAGTTTAGTTTGGGCCGGAACCACTCTGTGCCGCAGTCCCTGTGTCCCTGCACCATAATGACCACGCTCATGGGGGAGGTGGAGCGGAGATCGCTGAACGGGTCAGCCAGGAAAAGAGCGTGGAAAATCTGCCGGAGACAAGGCCGCGTTCTCAGGCTCTCTTCGCCATTGCCCACCTGTACACCTTCCATGTCGATCACATACATCTCCTTGGGGGTCATTGCAGTTCCTCCCAGCAGCAGGAGGACTCGAGGAACTGCAGTCAGGGTGAAGAAAGTCTCCAGCTGGACCATAAGTTCCTCCAAATCTGAAAGAGAACGCTGACACTGGCGGGAATCCGATCCTTCTCCCTTTTTCGGTCTTCTGATGACTTCTCCTTCCTGGAACCAACAGAGACAGAAATGTGATCAGAGGGCAGAAACTTAACATGAGATGGAAGGACCCCCTGCCCCCCACTGTGTCTAAGATTAAAAATTCAGATGGGCCCATATGGAGTTTGGGGGGTGGAGTAACCACTATCACTTGTATTTGTAGATTCCAGCTTGCACTACTGAGCTctgtgaacaatttttttgttcagcaAAGCGGATTGGAGAACCTGGAAAACCTCTTTGGATGAACCAAGAGCGCCACCTGCTGGCTGCATTCACATTAGGAATCATATTGGTACTGAACATGATGAGATGGCCCCTAACATGTACatgtggattattattattattattaaacaggatttatatagcgccaacatattacgcagcgctgtacattaaatagggattgcaaatgacagactaatacagacagtgatacaggaggagaggaccctgcccgaagagtttacaatctagtaggtgggggaatttcacacacaataggatgggagatatgtagtggtgggaagtaatgagggtttagcagacagaagaagccgggtaggcaagtttgaaaaaatgggttttgagcgctcttttaaatgagcagaaagtaggagcaagccgaataggacggggagaccattccagagagtcggggcagctctagagaagtcttgtaaccgtgcgtgtgatgaggttatgagtgaagaagtcattagtaggtcattggaggagcggagagagcggcagggggagtattttttaaccatgtcagagatgtaagtgggacaataactgtggagggatttgaaggcaaagcacaggagcttaaatttgattctaaggtgaaatggaagccaatggagagaactacaaagagatgcagcggaagaggagcggagcgaaggatggatgagtctggctgcagcattcataatagattgtagaggagagagtcgggttagtggaataccagagaggaggaggttacagtagtccagacgggagatgataagagcgtgtacaaggagtttggtggtctcaggggacaggtaggggcggattttggagatgttgggtaggtgaaagtgaccggacctggaaatgttctgaatatggggggtgaatgagagggccgagtcaaaggtgacaccaaggctgCCCCCCCTTCACAAACTGGACCAGGTATCTCCCGGGctcctttcagtaaccacccacctGTTGGGTTTGGTCATCATACGGGGtctgacacccacctacaatttctttccacccagctcaaaaaaatgtgaacactatttaatgtacagcgctgcatagtatgttggcgctatataaatcctgtttaataatattgtgaaTGTTTTCCAAATCCACCTGTGAATGCAGACTGAGGGAGGGAGTGGGGGCAGCTCAGAGGGAAGGGCTTGGGGGCAGATGTATGAGAAGGAAAGGGGCAGATCAGATTGGACGCACACAGAGAAGAAGGGGAAGACACTGCATGGTGAGGGGGCAGAGAAGAGGCAGGATGGAAGGGAAGAGAGGAGGAGGAAAGGGGCAGATAAGAGAGAAGATAGAGAGAAGATTGTACGTGATGGCGTAGAGAAGAGATGAGGCAGGACAGTGTCAGGCAGAGAGGAGGAGGGGTTTCCCACGCACACTTCCTgcgacaggaagtgagagaaaatctccccaCTCTGGCCCCCACTCAAGACTGAAAATGACATGTTGGTTAGGGCAACACTGTAAAGTCAAATGATGAATAGCCCGGGGTGCCCGAATTTCTACCATACCCAGTGGATACACACAGGGTGCACCCGGACACACACAGGGTGCACCCTGAGGATAAGCAGCAGTCAGGATGCCCCTAACCTGTTGCCTCTGGCAGAAGCGGAGTAGCTCCTCATAGGGGAGGGGCAGTTGGTGTCTCTGGTGCAGGATGTGTTTCACCAGCTCGGAGGTGAAGCAGCAGCAGCTCTCCCTGGTCACCAGGCCTGGGAACACCACCGACACCTCAGAGTCCTCCCTAGAGCTGCGTCTGTGAAGAGCGTTGGGGCGACTGTGGGGTCTCCGTGTCGGATGGTCTGACTTCGCCTTTTCCATAATCTGCAAGAGAAGACAACGATGATCAAAGCGTGACTCCACAGAAAGAGAAATGTGCAGGGGACACCCCCAGTTCGTCAATCTTCTACAGGGAGGAGCCTGACCCCCCAGGGAATGAAAGCTTGAATCTGATTGGAGACTGTGAGGGCAAATGGGGGGGAGGAAACAGGGCTAAGGGAGGGGGGAGATCGTGAGAGGGCACATAGAGGTTCTCACTAGTTTTTCTAGTAAATTGTGGATGGGCAGGAAGGGGTTAACACCACTCAGCAGAATTTCTTTTGCCCCAAAACACAACATGAAACGAGGGGACATTGGAGGAATCTCCTCTCATTAGAATGCCCACTGGAAgaatttcctttacttcctgttttggtgacaactccAAATGCTGAATTTCCTATTATTCTCAGTTTTGATCCCCATGGAGACGCCTGAGGAGCCAGTGAAGAGCAGTATAAGCACCGATATCCTAATTTAGAAGGAGGGGTGTTTCTAATAGCAAGGgacaagaacaaaataaatgattgaatatGATCTTCATCTTGACACCCCTCTACCCTCCAATGACATAAGCTCACTACATAGCCGCTATTTTATATTACCGTACCCGCTCCTCCGCCTCTTTCCCGGGATCGCAATTCAAACTACTGGCGTCACTTCCGCTTCCTGTTGACGTCACTGGGCGTGCCGGCTGAATTTGTCACTAGGAGATGCCTCGTTTCTGGCGGATGGTGACAGCCGTATTGCCCGAGCCAATCAGAGCTGACTGGAGAAGGGGTCATGGGGGCGTTCCCCTAAGCAGCCAATTAGGTGAATTCAgactaaaaaggtaaaaatgaataaaatatttcacattttgctAATTATAacgaaataaaaatgtaattggatgATACTGGGATAATGATAATAACAAAAGGAACCGTGATTATATATCTGTTCCCCGGGTAATGTGCTGCTGAGTCTCTAGTGACATCTTTTGGCCAAACCCAGGTACTGCAGGTAGCTGGATGATGAggtcatctctctgtcactctgctctctctacCTATCAGCGTGCTACTTGATAACACATGACCAATGCATCATAACTGATGGTTGGTTTTGTTGCTTCTCCCTCTCTCAGTCTAAGCTTATCTGTACTAGAAATACAAGGGGCTGATACCAGGACATCTTTGTGCCTTCCTATCTCCATTAAAGGTGGGAGGTCTGGAGGAACATTCTATACAAGATAAGGGCAACCGATACTACCAAGAGACTCCCAGTCAAAGTGTGTCCTGGTCATACTTCATCTGAATCTACCAATCAGTACCGAATGGGAGTGAGACCCAGATATCAATCTGACAATTCAGGCAATGGAGGGGATTGAGATGTCATGAATGGAGGTCTCTCCCATTGCTGTGCGTGCCACTGTCTCATCTACATCAGCGACATAAGGGGGTTGGGGTTGTCGTTGTCCCCGCCTGTGATTCCTCTACCACTTATCAGTACTGTGTCCAGTCTCCAATATCTTCTCATTCACACAGCATTCCTCTTATTTTAGAGGCCTCAACAACCTCTCAAGACCCCCTGCCCCCTACTGTGTATATGATTAAAAGTCTGATGGCCCATATGGAGGATGGGGGTGGAGTCACCACTCTCATTTGTATTTGTAGATTCCAGCTTGCACTACTGAGCTCTGTGAACAAGTTTTTGTTTCAGCAAAGCAGATTGGAGAACCTGGAAAACCGCTGGATGAACcaagagctccacctgctggcctTCATACAGAATACAACATGGAAATAATATAGTTAGTGaatggaaatgaaaatgaaagattcATTTATTGTGTATCAGAGTGAATGGAGAGAGAGCTGCATTTCCTGCAAACTGCACTGAAGACTGGAGGGGGGGCACCTAGCACCCAACACCTAGCACCCAGCACCCAGCTTTTACCCTGCAAGGAAGGATGGGAATATGATGAGGTATAGAAGAGAGGTATGGGCATGTGTGGGTGAATACGCATGGTGCACCTGACACACATGTACATGCAGGCAGGCAGAGGCAGGTAAGTACCCCCCACCTACCCTGCAGGGATCCCTCACTATGGAGAGGAAGCAGAGATCCCTACAGGACAGAGGGAGTCACAGCACCCAGGTTGGCACACACTGGGCATCCTTCATATAGAATATCAATCATCTCCCAGCTCTTCCTATTGGCAGGAGGTGTGCACTGCCAGCCAGCCAATCATATCGCTGTCTGCCCCTGACTGATCCGGTACCGGGGGTTCTGTATAGGGCAGGGGGGTGTCTGCTGCAGAGATTTTATCCCAAATACCCGGAAGAAAAATCTGTCAGAAGGTTTTGTATCTGCCCGTTAcctgccacccccatttattgtacagtgctgtgttatatgcTGGCGCCATATAAATCTTGATTAATAGGATTAATAATGGTGGGGTCAGGACAGCCAGGTGTGAGCCCCCAGGCTGCAAACAACTAAAACTATTTCTGGTGTCTTTTTACAAAGGCTGGGCCCTGGGGAATGATTCACAGAATGGAAACTGAAAGTTCCTCCAGTGCTGAGTGAATACAAAAAAAGCGGGAAGTAAAAGATTTGTCTCGTATCCCGGATCTGATTGGCCGGACACCCTGAGTATCGGTGAGTtggatcactgagccagtcccatcagtctctgtacagaggagctgacactctaatgtcccccacagtcaaacactattattatacatttatatagctctgacatatactgtggTGTTGTAAAGTCCATACAAATGATTGTATACATTGTATCTCCTCACTATTAATTCTTCTTGCCCCCCCCTGTGGTATTTCCTTATTCTGCACTGACCTGGGGTCGTCTTCCTTCCTCTGTAGGGTCACTCGGTAGTT from Pyxicephalus adspersus chromosome 4, UCB_Pads_2.0, whole genome shotgun sequence carries:
- the MAD2L1BP gene encoding MAD2L1-binding protein, whose protein sequence is MEKAKSDHPTRRPHSRPNALHRRSSREDSEVSVVFPGLVTRESCCCFTSELVKHILHQRHQLPLPYEELLRFCQRQQEGEVIRRPKKGEGSDSRQCQRSLSDLEELMVQLETFFTLTAVPRVLLLLGGTAMTPKEMYVIDMEGVQVGNGEESLRTRPCLRQIFHALFLADPFSDLRSTSPMSVVIMVQGHRDCGTEWFRPKLNYKVPVRGHTLTVRMSCGASPTPAAYSNEEYIWFQAPITLKGFHN